CACGTGCCGAGGGAAAGCCCTCGGGCTGGAACTCCATCGACGGGCTCCGGGTGAACGTCTTCTTCCGGGAAAAGGCGCCGTGCACGGTGACCATCGTGGGCATTCGCACGAGCGCGACTCGCATTGAAGAGAAAGGCGATGTAGCGCTCTTCGAAGCTCCGGACAAGGACAAAGGCCTTACCCGTACGATGAACCGCGATGCGAACGGCCGCCTGATCGAGAGCAGGATGATACTTGATGAAAAGGGGGCATTCCTCGACGAAGGGAGCGATGTCGTCCTTGACAGGATCAAACGCGCAGGTTTCAACGCCTATATGCCGTGCATATGGCACGGACGCGGGGCTATCTTCCGTTCTGCGCATTCTCCTGTCGAGCCGAGATTCGAACAGCACTTCGCCGGAACGAACGATGCGACCGCGGTCATGATACAGCGGGCGAAGGATCGCGGCATCGAAGTGCATGCATGGTTCTGCGTGGCTCCGCAGGGAAAGAACAAACTGTTCCCCGAATTCGCAAAAGAAGGATCACCCAAGGGCGCGTATGATCTTCAGGACCCCGGCTACCGCGACCTTATCGTACGCGAGATAACCTCGTTCGCAAAGCAGTATGCGGTCGACGGCATCAATCTCGATTATATTCGGACCATGGGCATTTCATTCACCGAGACCGCACGGGCGCTCTATCGAAAGCGGTACAACGCCGACATCGACGAGCTTAAGGGAACTATGACGCCTGCGCTCACCGCGCGGCTCCTCGAATGGCAGGAAGCCGCCGTGTCCGATATCGTGCGCCGTGCGAGCGAGGGGATACGCGCGGCACG
Above is a genomic segment from Spirochaetota bacterium containing:
- a CDS encoding family 10 glycosylhydrolase, translating into MKRPLPMVFVLFLLCLAPAFTFDLPSVFDRSGAEWKATPADLVSPRFVATELGNGFEFNADHSQADPKSPRNYWDTTFSPIDLSSTVSVVMWMKIENAAAVRTVSFYFKSGDGWYLIKPYTQIAERWNKVVFHLDNLSRAEGKPSGWNSIDGLRVNVFFREKAPCTVTIVGIRTSATRIEEKGDVALFEAPDKDKGLTRTMNRDANGRLIESRMILDEKGAFLDEGSDVVLDRIKRAGFNAYMPCIWHGRGAIFRSAHSPVEPRFEQHFAGTNDATAVMIQRAKDRGIEVHAWFCVAPQGKNKLFPEFAKEGSPKGAYDLQDPGYRDLIVREITSFAKQYAVDGINLDYIRTMGISFTETARALYRKRYNADIDELKGTMTPALTARLLEWQEAAVSDIVRRASEGIRAARPKAVFSVCGHALPKPELSEQGRNEWLWIENGWLDISYTMDYDWTPNFPKFEAGRTSLSSPGRSLLMLGNYESERGEVKPRNAMQVARLIEYALKKYPEGIALYYYPTLSEEQIDALRAGPFKENAVPNWPSR